A section of the Rhinatrema bivittatum unplaced genomic scaffold, aRhiBiv1.1, whole genome shotgun sequence genome encodes:
- the KLHDC8A gene encoding kelch domain-containing protein 8A isoform X1 translates to MDVANARDFHWQTLAPLPSRRVYCSLVEVGGQIFAIGGCDDGGAPVNAFEVYSPEANQWTSLSPMPTARAGVAVAALGKRLMVIGGVGMQQSPLKVVELYNIDEGRWRRKSLLREAAMGISVTVKDCRVYAAGGMGVDLRPQAYLQQYDTLKDIWVHLPAMPTPRYAATSFLRGTKIYVLGGRQSKYAVNAFEVFDIETRSWTKFPNIPNKRAFSSFVITDNNLFSLGGLRQGGTYRQPKFTKTMDLFDLEQGGWMKMDSSCFLRKRRADFIAGSLKGRVVIAGGLGNQPTILDSAEAFHPSKKKWESVSPMPTPRCTCSSIVVKNCLFAIGGVNQGPSDAAEALCVSDS, encoded by the exons ATGGATGTGGCTAATGCCAGAGACTTTCATTGGCAGACCCTGGCACCGCTGCCCAGCAGAAGGGTCTATTGCTCCCTGGTGGAGGTGGGAGGACAGATCTTTGCCATCGGGGGCTGCGATGACGGCGGCGCTCCTGTGAACGCCTTCGAGGTCTACTCTCCTGAGGCGAACCAATGGACTTCGCTGTCCCCCATGCCCACGGCCAGGGCTGGCGTGGCAGTGGCTGCACTGGGCAAGCGTCTCATGGTGATAGGAGGCGTTGGGATGCAGCAGAGCCCTCTGAAGGTAGTGGAGCTGTATAACATAGATGAGGggagatggaggaggaagagcttgCTGAGGGAAGCTGCGATGGGCATTTCTGTGACAGTGAAAG ACTGCAGAGTCTATGCCGCAGGAGGGATGGGTGTGGACCTGCGACCCCAGGCCTATCTGCAACAGTACGATACGCTGAAGGACATCTGGGTGCACCTTCCTGCCATGCCCACGCCACGATATGCGGCCACCTCCTTTCTGCGTGGCACCAAGATCTATGTACTAG GAGGACGACAATCCAAGTATGCAGTAAACGCCTTTGAAGTCTTCGACATTGAGACAAGGTCATGGACGAAGTTTCCAAACATCCCCAACAAGAGAGCTTTTTCCAGCTTTGTGATCACGGACAACAATCTGTTCAGCTTAGGGGGGCTGCGGCAGGGGGGCACATACAGGCAACCCAAGTTCACAAAGACCATGGACTTGTTTGACCTGGAGCAAG GTGGCTGGATGAAGATGGACAGTTCCTGTTTCCTGAGGAAGAGGCGAGCAGACTTCATTGCTGGTTCCCTGAAGGGTCGGGTGGTTATTGCTGGAGGACTTG GGAATCAGCCAACCATCCTGGATTCAGCTGAAGCTTTCCACCCAAGCAAGAAGAagtgggagagcgtgagccccatGCCCACGCCCCGCTGCACCTGCTCTAGCATCGTGGTGAAGAACTGTCTCTTTGCCATTGGTGGGGTGAACCAAGGACCAAGCGATGCAGCAGAGGCTCTCTGTGTGTCTGACTCCTAA
- the KLHDC8A gene encoding kelch domain-containing protein 8A isoform X2, whose translation MDVANARDFHWQTLAPLPSRRVYCSLVEVGGQIFAIGGCDDGGAPVNAFEVYSPEANQWTSLSPMPTARAGVAVAALGKRLMVIGGVGMQQSPLKVVELYNIDEGRWRRKSLLREAAMGISVTVKDCRVYAAGGMGVDLRPQAYLQQYDTLKDIWVHLPAMPTPRYAATSFLRGTKIYVLGGRQSKYAVNAFEVFDIETRSWTKFPNIPNKRAFSSFVITDNNLFSLGGLRQGGTYRQPKFTKTMDLFDLEQGNQPTILDSAEAFHPSKKKWESVSPMPTPRCTCSSIVVKNCLFAIGGVNQGPSDAAEALCVSDS comes from the exons ATGGATGTGGCTAATGCCAGAGACTTTCATTGGCAGACCCTGGCACCGCTGCCCAGCAGAAGGGTCTATTGCTCCCTGGTGGAGGTGGGAGGACAGATCTTTGCCATCGGGGGCTGCGATGACGGCGGCGCTCCTGTGAACGCCTTCGAGGTCTACTCTCCTGAGGCGAACCAATGGACTTCGCTGTCCCCCATGCCCACGGCCAGGGCTGGCGTGGCAGTGGCTGCACTGGGCAAGCGTCTCATGGTGATAGGAGGCGTTGGGATGCAGCAGAGCCCTCTGAAGGTAGTGGAGCTGTATAACATAGATGAGGggagatggaggaggaagagcttgCTGAGGGAAGCTGCGATGGGCATTTCTGTGACAGTGAAAG ACTGCAGAGTCTATGCCGCAGGAGGGATGGGTGTGGACCTGCGACCCCAGGCCTATCTGCAACAGTACGATACGCTGAAGGACATCTGGGTGCACCTTCCTGCCATGCCCACGCCACGATATGCGGCCACCTCCTTTCTGCGTGGCACCAAGATCTATGTACTAG GAGGACGACAATCCAAGTATGCAGTAAACGCCTTTGAAGTCTTCGACATTGAGACAAGGTCATGGACGAAGTTTCCAAACATCCCCAACAAGAGAGCTTTTTCCAGCTTTGTGATCACGGACAACAATCTGTTCAGCTTAGGGGGGCTGCGGCAGGGGGGCACATACAGGCAACCCAAGTTCACAAAGACCATGGACTTGTTTGACCTGGAGCAAG GGAATCAGCCAACCATCCTGGATTCAGCTGAAGCTTTCCACCCAAGCAAGAAGAagtgggagagcgtgagccccatGCCCACGCCCCGCTGCACCTGCTCTAGCATCGTGGTGAAGAACTGTCTCTTTGCCATTGGTGGGGTGAACCAAGGACCAAGCGATGCAGCAGAGGCTCTCTGTGTGTCTGACTCCTAA